From the Solanum pennellii chromosome 4, SPENNV200 genome, one window contains:
- the LOC107017599 gene encoding uncharacterized protein LOC107017599, with amino-acid sequence MPPEPLPWDRKDFFKERKHDRWREPTPHHHYTSSRWNPDYRSRATSGHGGKQGSYHMCPEEPGHGFMPSRSNDKIVEDESNRPSRGDGGRYGRNSRENRSFGQRDWRGGHSWEAASPSGSARQNDATNDQRSMDVAVPHSLSHPHSEHVNTCDQSHSREQHNKSGSINGTASAGQRFERESSLGSIEWRPLKWTRSGSLSSRGSLSHSGSSKSIGVDSNETKTELQLGNSKAVKSLTGDATACVTSATPSEETSSRKKPRLGWGEGLAKYEKKKVEGPEDNAVKVGASISGDSAEPGHSQPLNLADRSPRVAVFPDCPSPATPSSVACSSSPGLEDKQLVKATNIDQDVGNLCGSPSVVSQYYSEGSGFNLENWDLAQISNLNSSINELLLSEDPNSVDSGFMRSTAVNKLIVWKSDITKALEKTEVEIDSLENELKTLISGPENNQLVPSASCSPPKDCYANSQEDQGATSNTASRPAPLLVDIPDDLMGQEEADIHGNEPAQVKVEDIDSPGSATSKFVQLPSEKSVEPVVSMRHGGMLISDDSKSRRLNVNMCSITEEKAKSRSSDLKLCNINEEKARDAIACGESSQPTANHSDSASNGSSNCGKDALYNLIIAANKDSAERAFEVFKNQLPASKCSFDFSRAVRGSSFQIDPAVKERFVKRKQFQQFKEKIIALKFRVHQHLWKEDIRMLSVRKFRAKSQKKFDFSLRPVQIGHQKHRSTIRSRFSATVGSLSLVPSSEILNFASRLLSELGAKVYRNTLRMPALILDKKERTMSRFISKNSLVADPCAVEEERGLINPWTPEERENFIDKLAAFGKDFRKIASFLDHKTTADCIEFYYKNHKSDCFERTRKKSEYSKQAKVCSANTYLVASSGKRWNREANSVSLDILGAASALAANVEDSIEIQPKGMSKYSVRMVNEYKASRLNELERSNSLDVCHSERETVAADVLAGICGSLSSEAMSSCITSSVDPGEGNQEWKHLKVGLSTRLPRTPEVTQSVDDETCSDDSCGEMDPTDWTDEEKSTFVQAVSAYGKDFVMVSGCVGTRSRDQCKIFFSKARKCLGLDKILPGSGNLDRLDMNGGSDPDACVMETKKSSLMLENVSDLCMDAGILKPDLTSSDDRDEAGELDSVDTELVSKNSVQVNCHVDKQEVDFNRDCEIQIGVCIGSGQGDEDLITVSREGVEIDGDASEIGLPYIPCEVSTKHLGEEIRGVVSSPVHDLKNRKAEKTEVSRSNCSLEDRKPNMVLFGNNSRLAAARGGGLCPLNGSRNRTQLESDSECKLDVNYLESNISFQRKQISEASNADKLSELELENVGDKQCENATQSAEQPLSSTSRLAQVESCQILGSYLLGESTLTENGDPGCRASAASQEIQVGRNLQLDTFSTTCFLQKCNGTNRGGCSVSDLVPNREQTGSSSSVVEKPCRNGDVKLFGQILSKPCPKANPSSNAERIDGSNQKMKVGSNSFSASHSLEGNSATAKFERNNFLGSENHPLRSFGFWDGSRIQTGFSSLPDSAILLAKYPAAFGSYGLSSTKMEQPSLHGVVKTTERNLNSPPVFAARDSSSNSAVAGSDYQVYRNRDVQPFTIEMKQRQDAVFSEMQRRNGFDVVGIPQQTRGVVVGRGGILQCSGVVSDPVAAIKMHYAKAEQFSGQAGSIMREDDSWRSKGDVSR; translated from the exons ATGCCGCCAGAGCCATTGCCTTGGGATCGAAAGGACTTCTTCAAGGAGAGGAAGCACGATCGGTGGAGGGAGCCTACACCCCACCACCACTACACTTCTTCACGATGGAATCCTGATTATCGTTCTAGAGCCACTTCTG GTCATGGTGGTAAGCAGGGTAGTTATCACATGTGTCCTGAAGAACCTGGACATGGTTTCATGCCTTCTCGTTCGAATGATAAGATTGTTGAAGATGAGAGCAATCGGCCATCTCGCGGGGATGGTGGGAGATATGGAAGAAATAGCAGGGAAAATAGGTCCTTTGGTCAGAGGGACTGGAGAGGTGGTCACTCCTGGGAAGCTGCATCCCCCAGTGGTTCTGCAAGACAGAACGATGCTACAAATGATCAGAGGTCAATGGATGTTGCGGTGCCTCACAGTCTTTCTCATCCTCATTCTGAGCATGTTAACACATGTGATCAATCTCACTCCAGAGAGCAGCACAATAAGAGTGGTAGTATTAACGGAACAGCAAGCGCGGGGCAAAGATTTGAGAGGGAGAGCTCGCTGGGGTCAATCGAATGGAGGCCATTGAAATGGACTCGGTCTGGAAGCTTATCATCAAGGGGATCATTAAGTCATTCTGGTAGCTCAAAAAGCATCGGAGTGGATTCTAATGAGACAAAGACTGAATTGCAGCTTGGAAACTCGAAAGCTGTTAAATCTCTTACAGGGGATGCAACTGCTTGTGTAACTTCTGCTACCCCCTCTGAAGAGACATCTTCCAGGAAGAAACCGCGTCTGGGTTGGGGAGAAGGACTGGCCAAGTATGAGAAGAAGAAAGTTGAAGGTCCTGAGGATAATGCTGTAAAGGTGGGAGCTTCTATATCTGGTGATAGTGCGGAACCTGGTCATTCTCAGCCCTTGAACCTGGCAGACAGAAGCCCAAGAGTTGCTGTTTTTCCCGATTGTCCCTCTCCTGCCACACCGTCGTCAGTTGCTTGTAGTTCTTCTCCAG GTCTTGAGGATAAACAATTAGTCAAGGCAACAAACATTGATCAGGATGTTGGTAATTTATGTGGCTCACCCAGTGTTGTCTCCCAGTATTACTCTGAGGGATCAGGTTTTAACTTAGAGAATTGGGATCTTGCTCAAATTTCCAACTTGAACTCTTCAATCAATGAATTGCTACTATCAGAGGACCCAAATTCTGTGGACTCTGGTTTTATGAGATCAACTGCAGTTAACAAGTTGATAGTGTGGAAGAGTGATATTACTAAGGCCCTGGAAAAAACTGAAGTTGAGATTGATTCACTTGAGAATGAACTGAAGACATTGATCTCTGGACCTGAAAATAACCAGCTTGTTCCATCTGCTTCCTGTTCTCCACCAAAAGATTGCTATGCAAATTCTCAGGAAGATCAAGGCGCTACTTCTAATACAGCTTCCAGACCTGCTCCTTTGCTAGTTGATATACCAGATGATTTGATGGGACAGGAAGAGGCTGATATACATGGTAATGAGCCGGCCCAGGTGAAAGTAGAGGACATTGATAGCCCTGGTAGTGCAACTTCGAAGTTTGTTCAATTGCCCTCTGAGAAAAGTGTGGAACCTGTTGTTTCCATGAGACATGGTGGAATGTTGATTTCAGATGACAGTAAGTCTAGAAGATTGAATGTCAACATGTGCAGTATAACTGAGGAGAAGGCTAAGTCTAGAAGTTCAGATTTAAAGCTATGCAACATCAACGAGGAAAAAGCAAGGGATGCAATTGCTTGCGGGGAGAGCTCCCAGCCAACTGCAAATCATTCTGATTCCGCTTCCAATGGCAGTTCGAATTGTGGAAAAGATGCtttatataatttgataataGCTGCCAACAAAGATTCTGCAGAAAGAGCATTTGAAGTATTTAAGAACCAACTGCCTGCTAGCAAATGCAGTTTTGATTTTTCAAGAGCGGTCAGAGGCTCTTCGTTTCAAATTGATCCTGCGGTTAAGGAAAGATTTGTAAAGAGGAAGCAGTTTCAACAGTTCAAAGAAAAGATAATTGCCTTAAAGTTTAGGGTACATCAGCACCTTTGGAAGGAGGATATTCGCATGCTTTCCGTTAGGAAGTTTCGTGCAAAGTCTCAGAAAAAGTTTGACTTCAGTCTGCGCCCTGTGCAGATAGGACATCAAAAACACCGTTCCACAATTCGTTCACGATTTTCTGCTACTG TTGGAAGCTTAAGTCTGGTACCGTCATCAGAAATATTGAACTTTGCAAGCAGGCTACTCTCAGAACTTGGGGCAAAGGTCTACAGGAACACATTAAGGATGCCTGCTTTAATTTTAGATAAGAAGGAGAGGACAATGTCAAGGTTCATTTCAAAGAACAGTCTGGTGGCAGATCCCTGCGCTGTCGAGGAAGAAAGGGGTCTGATCAATCCGTGGACCCCTGAGGAGAGAGAAAACTTTATTGACAAGCTTGCTGCCTTTGGGAAAGACTTCAGGAAGATAGCTTCTTTTCTTGATCACAAAACAACTGCTGACTGCATTGAGTTCTATTATAAGAATCACAAATCAGATTGTTTTGAGAGAACAAGGAAGAAATCAGAGTACTCTAAACAAGCAAAAGTTTGTTCTGCAAATACATACCTTGTTGCTTCTTCTGGGAAAAGATGGAACCGTGAAGCTAATTCTGTTTCTCTCGATATCTTAGGTGCTGCATCAGCACTTGCAGCTAATGTGGAGGATAGTATTGAAATTCAGCCAAAGGGAATGTCAAAGTATAGTGTTCGAATGGTCAATGAGTACAAGGCGTCCAGACTCAATGAGTTGGAGAGGTCAAACAGTCTTGATGTATGTCATAGTGAAAGAGAAACAGTGGCTGCTGATGTTTTGGCTGGTATTTGTGGATCCTTATCATCAGAAGCTATGAGTTCTTGCATTACGAGTTCAGTTGATCCTGGTGAAGGGAACCAGGAGTGGAAGCACCTGAAAGTGGGTTTGTCGACCAGATTGCCCCGGACTCCTGAGGTTACCCAGAGTGTTGATGATGAAACCTGTTCAGATGATAGCTGTGGGGAGATGGATCCTACTGATTGGACAGATGAAGAGAAATCAACCTTCGTCCAAGCTGTGTCAGCTTATGGAAAGGATTTTGTTATGGTCTCAGGATGTGTTGGAACGAGATCCCGTGATCAATGCAAGATCTTCTTTAGCAAGGCTAGGAAGTGTCTTGGATTAGATAAGATTCTTCCTGGATCTGGCAATTTGGATAGGCTTGATATGAACGGTGGAAGTGATCCTGATGCTTGTGTCATGGAGACTAAAAAATCAAGTTTGATGTTGGAAAACGTATCTGATTTATGTATGGATGCAGGGATTTTGAAGCCTGATTTGACCAGTTCTGATGACAGAGACGAGGCTGGAGAACTGGATTCTGTAGATACTGAACTTGTGTCTAAGAATTCAGTTCAGGTAAACTGTCATGTAGATAAGCAAGAGGTGGATTTTAACAGGGACTGTGAGATTCAGATTGGTGTTTGTATTGGAAGTGGTCAAGGGGATGAGGATCTGATTACAGTTTCTCGGGAAGGTGTTGAAATTGATGGAGATGCCTCAGAGATTGGCCTGCCTTACATACCGTGTGAAGTTTCTACCAAGCATTTAGGGGAAGAAATCAGGGGAGTTGTTTCTTCGCCTGTACatgatttgaaaaatagaaaagcAGAAAAAACTGAAGTAAGTAGGTCGAACTGCTCTTTGGAAGACAGAAAGCCCAATATGGTGTTGTTTGGGAATAATTCTCGTCTTGCTGCTGCTAGGGGAGGGGGATTATGTCCTCTTAATGGATCCCGGAATAGGACTCAGTTAGAATCTGATTCTGAGTGTAAGCTAGATGTGAATTACTTAGAAAGCAATATTTCGTTTCAGAGGAAACAGATATCTGAAGCTTCTAATGCTGATAAATTATCAGAGCTGGAACTTGAGAATGTTGGTGACAAGCAGTGTGAGAATGCTACTCAGTCAGCTGAGCAGCCCTTGTCAAGCACTTCACGGTTAGCCCAGGTTGAATCCTGCCAGATTCTTGGCAGCTATTTATTGGGAGAGTCTACTCTCACGGAGAATGGAGATCCAGGCTGCAGAGCTTCAGCTGCATCGCAAGAAATCCAGGTGGGTAGGAATCTACAATTAGATACATTTTCTACAACTTGCTTTCTCCAGAAGTGCAATGGTACGAATCGCGGTGGTTGTTCTGTTTCTGATCTGGTTCCTAACCGAGAACAGACAGGAAGTAGTTCATCAGTTGTGGAGAAACCTTGTAGGAATGGCGATGTGAAATTGTTCGGACAGATTCTCAGTAAACCATGCCCCAAGGCAAATCCCAGTTCTAATGCAGAGCGGATTGATGGTAGCAATCAGAAGATGAAAGTTGGTAGCAATTCCTTTAGTGCAAGTCATAGTTTAGAAGGCAATTCAGCCACTGCAAAATTCGAGCGAAATAACTTCCTGGGTTCTGAGAATCATCCATTGAGGAGTTTTGGTTTTTGGGATGGGAGTAGAATTCAGACAGGGTTTTCTTCGTTGCCCGATTCTGCTATCCTGCTGGCTAAATATCCTGCGGCATTTGGTAGCTATGGGTTATCTTCCACCAAAATGGAGCAGCCTAGTTTGCATGGGGTTGTGAAGACGACTGAGCGGAATTTGAACAGTCCCCCTGTGTTTGCAGCAAGAGATTCAAGTAGCAACAGTGCAGTAGCAGGATCAGATTATCAAGTGTACAGAAATCGAGATGTGCAGCCTTTTACAATAGAGATGAAACAGAGGCAAGACGCGGTGTTTTCTGAGATGCAAAGAAGAAATGggtttgatgttgttggtattCCGCAACAAACAAGGGGGGTGGTTGTCGGAAGAGGAGGGATTCTGCAGTGCAGTGGTGTGGTGTCAGATCCGGTGGCTGCCATAAAAATGCATTATGCGAAAGCTGAACAATTTAGTGGGCAGGCGGGAAGCATTATGAGAGAGGATGATTCTTGGAGAAGTAAAGGGGATGTGAGCAGGTAG